A region of the Nitrospirota bacterium genome:
GGAGATTTTTGTGCGGGCTTTGTGAGGAGTTTCCGGTATCAGAATGGTCAACCAACAGAGCAGACAGAGTGGCCTTTACTCAGTCCGCCGGGTGGTTCTGTGGCGAGTTTTGGAGAGGATGCGGCTGGTGAGCTCTATCTCATGACCCAAGGGGGCGGGCTTTTCAAGTTTGTCCCCAATTGATGGACTGCGGTTAGCCTCTCGAAAGGGGGGTTGCTGCTGAATGTCACGAATTTATACAATTGGACCCCAGGGCCACTCACAGAGGAGCCATCATATACAATGCGCAGCTACAGTTGCCCGAAGTGCGGGACCGTGAAGACAAGACTCGCTCCACGCCATGGGGTCGCTGATCGGCTCCTCAGCACCCTGACTATTTACCCTCTGCGTTGTCAGCTCTGTACCCACCGCTTTACCACCTTCCTCGGCAAGCTCAAAGCCAACCCTCGCCGCAACTATGACCGGGTCACGGTCCAGTATCCGGCACAGGTTCGCCCAGTCCATGATTCCAGCCAACGAGTCGTTGTCGAAGGGGTGCTCTCGAATCTATCCCTGCGAGGGTGCCGTGTACTCACGAGCCAGCGTATTCCGATGGGCTGCCAGGTGATGCTGGAATTTCATCCTGCCGAGTACGATAATCCCATCATGGTCGACGGCGCCCTTGTCCGCTCCCGCACTGCTGAAGGAATCGGCCTGCGCTTTTCCAGTTTCCTGCGTTCGGAGGAACGGCGTCTCCGCCGCATTCTGGACTTGCGCCTTCCCGACCACGCCATCTAACAGAATGCTGAAAAAGGGCGGCGGGGTAGCTGGGACGATCCCCGTGCTCGCGCAACGCGCGGCCTTGGAAGGCCCTCGCTGGACGCGCGCAGTTGGGATCATCCCACCCACCCCTTAAGTGATCGTTCGCTGCAGTCGCGCTGACGGCC
Encoded here:
- a CDS encoding PilZ domain-containing protein → MRSYSCPKCGTVKTRLAPRHGVADRLLSTLTIYPLRCQLCTHRFTTFLGKLKANPRRNYDRVTVQYPAQVRPVHDSSQRVVVEGVLSNLSLRGCRVLTSQRIPMGCQVMLEFHPAEYDNPIMVDGALVRSRTAEGIGLRFSSFLRSEERRLRRILDLRLPDHAI